In a genomic window of Glycine max cultivar Williams 82 chromosome 13, Glycine_max_v4.0, whole genome shotgun sequence:
- the NRAMP6A gene encoding metal transporter Nramp6: protein MAVTGSGSGQPQFISSTGNRSFSNAPLIENSDTNQIVVPDRKSWKNLFAYMGPGFLVSIAYIDPGNFETDLQSGAQYKYELLWIILLASCAALVIQSMAANLGVVTGKHLAEHCRAEYPRVPNFILWIIAEIAIVACDIPEVIGTAFALNMLFNIPVWIGVLLTGLSTLMLLALQQYGVRKLEFLIAFLVFTIAACFMVELGYAKPDAKEVLKGLFEPELKGSGATGLAISLLGAMVMPHNLFLHSALVLSRKIPRSVQGIREACRFYMIESAFALMVAFLINVCVISVSGAVCNSSNLNAEDQMSCQDLDLNKASFLLRNVLGKWSSKLFGIALFASGQSSTITGTYAGQYVMQGFLDLRLEPWIRNMLTRCLAIVPSLIVAVIGGSAGAGKLIIVASMILSFELPFALVPLLKFTSSKTKMGTHVNSTMISAVTWIIGTLLMAINIYYLITGFIKLLLHSHLKIAAKVFLGILGFSGMAMYLAGITYLVLRKNKEATHLLALTATENQQMTNEQGNGSIYSLPREDIVSMQLPQRSTPADVD, encoded by the exons ATGGCTGTCACAGGTTCTGGTTCCGGGCAGCCGCAATTCATTTCGAGCACTGGCAACCGAAGCTTTTCCAATGCGCCACTCATTGAGAACTCAGATACTAATCAAATTGTTGTGCCTGAT AGGAAAAGCTGGAAAAATTTATTTGCATACATGGGGCCTGGGTTTCTTGTTTCCATTGCATATATAGATCCAGGAAACT TCGAGACGGATCTTCAGTCTGGGGCACAATATAAATATGAG TTACTTTGGATCATATTGTTGGCTTCATGTGCAGCTCTTGTAATTCAATCAATGGCAGCTAATCTCGGGGTGGTCACTG GAAAACACTTAGCAGAGCACTGTAGAGCTGAATATCCCCGGGTGCCCAACTTCATCCTTTGGATTATTGCTGAAATTGCCATAGTGGCCTGTGACATTCCTGAAG TAATTGGGACAGCCTTTGCATTGAACATGCTCTTCAACATACCTGTTTGGATTGGTGTTCTTCTGACAGGACTCAGCACATTGATGCTCTTAGCATTGCAGCAATATGGG GTTAGGAAACTCGAATTCTTGATTGCATTTTTAGTATTTACAATTGCTGCATGTTTTATGGTTGAGCTTGGATATGCAAAGCCTGATGCTAAAGAAGTTCTGAAGGGTCTTTTTGAGCCAGAACTAAAAGGGAGTGGTGCTACTGGTCTTGCAATTTCTCTTCTTGGAGCTATGGTTATGCC GCACAATCTCTTCCTGCATTCAGCACTGGTGCTTTCTAGGAAAATACCACGATCAGTTCAGGGAATCAGA GAGGCTTGCAGATTTTACATGATAGAAAGTGCTTTTGCTCtcatggtggccttcctcataAATGTTTGTGTTATTTCTGTAAGTGGTGCTGTTTGCAATTCTTCAAATTTGAATGCTGAAGATCAGATGAGCTGTCAGGATTTGGATCTGAACAAAGCCTCCTTCCTACTTAGA AATGTCTTGGGGAAATGGAGTTCAAAGCTGTTTGGAATTGCTTTGTTTGCATCGGGTCAAAGTTCTACTATTACAGGAACCTATGCAGGACAGTATGTCATGCAG gGATTTCTGGATTTACGACTGGAGCCATGGATTCGGAATATGTTAACTCGTTGTTTAGCCATAGTCCCTAGTTTGATTGTTGCAGTCATTGGTGGTTCTGCTGGGGCTGGGAAGCTCATAATAGTTGCATCT ATGATCTTATcatttgagcttccttttgctTTGGTTCCACTCCTCAAGTTTACAAGCAGCAAAACCAAAATGGGGACACATGTCAACTCTacaatg ATTTCGGCTGTTACTTGGATAATCGGTACCCTCCTCATGGCCATTAATATATACTACTTAATAACTGGCTTCATCAAGCTGCTGCTTCATAGTCACTTAAAAATTGCGGCTAAGGTGTTTCTTGGGATATTAGGATTTTCGGGCATGGCAATGTATTTGGCTGGTATAACATATCTAGTACTTCGCAAAAATAAAGAGGCTACACACCTTTTGGCTCTAACAGCAACAGAAAATCAGCAGATGACAAATGAACAAGGCAATGGTTCAATCTATTCTCTTCCAAGAGAAGACATAGTAAGCATGCAATTGCCTCAAAGAAGTACTCCTGCAGATGTTGACTGA
- the LOC100499723 gene encoding 40S ribosomal protein S12-like, translated as MSGEEVAVAVEVPATSIPGEPMDIMTALQLVLRKSLAYGGLARGLHEGAKVIEKHAAQLCVLAEDCDQPDYVKLVKALCAEHNVSLLTVPSAKTLGEWAGLCKIDSEGKARKVTGCSCVVVKDFGEEHEAYNVVLQHVKAN; from the exons ATGTCAGG TGAAGAGGTAGCTGTTGCAGTTGAGGTACCTGCTACTTCAATTCCAGGTGAGCCAATGGACATCATGACTGCTCTACAGCTTGTGCTGAGAAAATCTCTGGCCTATGGTGGTCTTGCACGAGGTCTTCATGAAGGTGCCAAGGTGATCGAGAAGCATGCTGCACAGCTCTGTGTTCTAGCAGAAGATTGTGACCAACCTGATTATGTGAAACTGGTGAAGGCTCTTTGTGCAGAGCACAATGTTAGTCTTTTGACAGTTCCAAGTGCAAAGACCCTTGGAGAATGGGCTGGT TTGTGTAAGATTGATTCAGAGGGAAAGGCTCGGAAGGTAACTGGTTGCTCATGTGTGGTTGTCAAG GATTTCGGGGAGGAACATGAAGCATATAATGTTGTTCTGCAGCATGTGAAAGCCAACTGA
- the CCR gene encoding cinnamoyl-CoA reductase → MPSSESSTGFSETICVTGAGGFIASWMVKLLLEKGYTVRGTLRNPDDPKNGHLKEFEGASQRLTLHKVDLLHLDSVRSVINGCHGVFHTASPVTDNPEEMVEPAVNGAKNVIIAAAEAKVRRVVFTSSIGAVYMDPKRSIDLVVDESCWSDLEFCKNTKNWYCYGKAVAEEAAWDTAKEKGVDMVVVNPVLVLGPLLQPSINASTIHILKYLTGSAKTYANATQAYVHVRDVALAHILVYEKPSASGRYICAESSLHRGELVEILAKYFPDYPVPTKCSDEKNPRAKPYTFSNQKLKDLGLEFTPVSQCLYEAVKNLQEKGHLPVPARQQEDSTTVKP, encoded by the exons atgcctTCTTCAGAATCATCAACAGGCTTCTCCGAAACCATTTGTGTGACCGGCGCTGGTGGCTTCATCGCCTCTTGGATGGTCAAACTCCTCTTGGAGAAAGGCTACACTGTCCGAGGAACCCTCAGAAACCCAG ATGATCCCAAGAACGGGCACTTAAAAGAGTTTGAAGGAGCTTCCCAGAGACTAACTCTGCATAAGGTTGACCTCCTTCATCTTGACTCCGTTAGATCTGTTATTAACGGCTGTCATGGTGTCTTTCACACTGCTTCTCCCGTCACCGATAACCCC GAAGAAATGGTGGAGCCTGCGGTGAATGGAGCTAAGAATGTGATCATAGCAGCTGCAGAGGCTAAAGTTAGACGCGTGGTGTTCACCTCATCCATTGGTGCCGTTTACATGGACCCCAAAAGGAGCATCGATTTGGTGGTTGACGAGTCCTGTTGGAGTGATTTAGAATTTTGCAAGAACACCAAG AATTGGTATTGCTATGGGAAGGCTGTGGCTGAAGAAGCGGCATGGGACACAGCAAAAGAGAAAGGGGTGGACATGGTTGTAGTGAACCCAGTTTTGGTACTTGGACCATTACTGCAACCCAGCATAAATGCTAGTACAATTCACATCCTCAAGTACCTCACTGGCTCTGCTAAGACCTATGCAAATGCCACACAGGCGTATGTTCATGTTAGGGACGTGGCATTGGCCCACATACTTGTTTATGAGAAGCCTTCTGCCTCTGGTAGATACATATGTGCCGAAAGCTCTCTCCACCGTGGAGAATTAGTTGAAATTCTCGCCAAGTATTTCCCCGACTACCCAGTTCCCACCAA GTGTTCAGATGAAAAGAATCCGAGAGCAAAACCCTACACTTTTTCAAATCAAAAACTGAAAGATTTGGGATTGGAATTCACCCCAGTGAGTCAGTGTTTATATGAAGCCGTCAAGAACCTGCAGGAGAAAGGGCACCTTCCTGTTCCTGCAAGGCAGCAGGAAGATTCAACTACTGTGAAACCTTAA